From the genome of Pseudomonas yamanorum, one region includes:
- the pap gene encoding polyphosphate:AMP phosphotransferase: MFESAEIGHAIDKDTYDAEVPALREALLEVQYELQQQKRFPVIILINGIEGAGKGETVKLLNEWMDPRLIEVRTFDQQTDEELARPPAWRYWRQLPAKGRMGIFFGNWYSQMLQSRVHGEIKDARLDQAIAGAERLEKMLCDEGALIFKFWFHLSKKQMKSRLKALQDDPLHSWRISPLDWQQSKTYDKFVHFGERILRRTSRDYAPWYVIEGVDAHYRGLTVGKILLEGLQNALKVPKGKVSGMNPAPLPSAVDQMSLLNSLDMSLSLEKDDYEEQLITEQARFSGLMRDKRMRKHALVTVFEGNDAAGKGGAIRRVAAALDPRQYHIVPIAAPSEDERAQPYLWRFWQKIPARGMFTVFDRSWYGRVLVERIEGFCTPTDWMRAYGEINDFEEQLRDAGVIVVKFWLAIDKQTQLERFQAREEIPFKRFKITEDDWRNRDKWDDYRAAVGDMVDRTSTEIAPWTLVEANDKRWARVKVLRTINRALEEAFDKTDKHDKKGKKK; the protein is encoded by the coding sequence ATGTTCGAATCTGCCGAAATCGGTCACGCCATCGACAAAGACACCTACGACGCCGAAGTGCCGGCCTTACGCGAAGCCCTGCTGGAAGTGCAGTACGAACTGCAGCAGCAGAAGCGCTTCCCGGTGATCATCCTGATCAATGGCATCGAAGGCGCCGGCAAGGGCGAAACCGTCAAGTTGCTGAATGAATGGATGGACCCGCGCCTGATCGAAGTACGCACCTTCGACCAGCAGACCGACGAAGAACTGGCCCGCCCGCCGGCTTGGCGCTATTGGCGCCAGCTGCCGGCGAAAGGCCGCATGGGGATCTTTTTTGGCAACTGGTACAGCCAGATGCTGCAGAGTCGCGTGCATGGCGAGATCAAGGACGCGCGGCTCGACCAGGCCATCGCCGGTGCCGAGCGCCTGGAAAAGATGCTGTGTGACGAAGGCGCGCTGATCTTCAAGTTCTGGTTTCACCTGTCCAAAAAGCAGATGAAATCCCGGCTCAAAGCCTTGCAGGATGACCCGCTGCACAGCTGGCGCATCAGCCCGCTGGACTGGCAGCAGTCAAAGACCTACGACAAGTTTGTGCATTTCGGTGAGCGGATCCTGCGCCGCACCAGCCGTGACTATGCGCCGTGGTACGTGATCGAGGGGGTCGATGCACACTACCGCGGGCTGACCGTCGGCAAGATCCTGCTCGAAGGCCTGCAAAACGCCTTGAAAGTGCCCAAGGGTAAAGTCAGCGGCATGAACCCGGCGCCGCTGCCGTCGGCGGTTGACCAGATGAGCTTGCTGAACAGCCTGGACATGAGCCTGAGCCTTGAAAAGGACGATTACGAAGAACAACTGATTACCGAACAGGCGCGGTTCTCCGGGCTGATGCGCGACAAGCGCATGCGCAAACACGCGTTGGTGACGGTATTTGAAGGCAACGACGCGGCAGGCAAGGGCGGTGCTATCCGCCGCGTGGCGGCAGCCCTCGATCCCCGGCAGTACCACATCGTACCGATTGCCGCGCCCAGCGAAGACGAACGCGCCCAGCCTTACTTGTGGCGTTTCTGGCAGAAAATTCCGGCGCGGGGCATGTTCACCGTGTTCGACCGCTCCTGGTACGGCCGGGTGCTGGTGGAACGCATCGAAGGCTTCTGCACGCCGACGGACTGGATGCGCGCCTACGGCGAGATCAACGACTTTGAAGAGCAACTGCGGGATGCCGGGGTGATCGTGGTCAAGTTCTGGCTGGCGATCGACAAGCAGACGCAGCTGGAGCGGTTCCAGGCCCGCGAGGAAATCCCGTTCAAACGCTTCAAGATCACCGAGGATGACTGGCGCAATCGCGACAAGTGGGACGACTACCGGGCGGCGGTGGGCGACATGGTGGACCGCACCAGCACCGAGATTGCCCCGTGGACGCTGGTCGAGGCGAATGACAAGCGCTGGGCGCGGGTGAAGGTGTTGCGCACCATCAACCGGGCGCTGGAGGAAGCGTTCGACAAGACAGACAAGCATGACAAGAAGGGCAAGAAGAAGTAG
- the mnmC gene encoding bifunctional tRNA (5-methylaminomethyl-2-thiouridine)(34)-methyltransferase MnmD/FAD-dependent 5-carboxymethylaminomethyl-2-thiouridine(34) oxidoreductase MnmC, producing the protein MNPVSHAQLDWDDQGRPHSRVFDDVYFSDKSGLEETRYVFLEQNRLQERFAALPVGGRLVIGETGFGTGLNFLCVWQLFEQHAVPGARLHFVSVEKYPLSHADLQRALALWPELAPFAEQLLAQYIAIHQGFQRLVLDNGRVTLTLLIGDALEQLPQLDAQVDAWFLDGFAPAKNPDMWTAELFAELARLAAPGSTISTFTSTGWVRRLINGAGFKMKRTPGIGHKWEILRGEFLGWPTETPAPASARPWFARPPAVAGERHALVIGGGLAGCATAASLAARGWRVSLLERHAALAQEASGNPQGVLYLKLSAHGTALSQLILSGFGHTRRLLEHLQRGLDWDGCGVLQLAFNAKEAERQAQLASAFAPDLLHLLDKEQAQARAGITLEQGGLFFPEGGWVHPPALCQWQARHPLIEVLQHHDALELKQVDGEWQALQGDTVLAQASVVVLAGAAEIKRFSFSADLPLKRIRGQITRLPQTAQSQALATVVCAEGYVAPPRLGEHTLGASFDFKSDDLTPTVAEHVGNLEMLREISPDLLQRLGADSLVPEQLEGRAAFRCTSPDYLPIVGPLAEREMFDQTYAALSKDARHVPDAPCPWLHGLYINSGHGSRGLVTAPLCAELLAAWLDNEPLPLPRSVSEACHPNRFALRALIRGNPSKS; encoded by the coding sequence ATGAACCCCGTATCCCACGCCCAGCTCGACTGGGATGACCAAGGTCGCCCGCACTCGCGGGTGTTCGACGACGTGTACTTCTCCGACAAGTCGGGCCTTGAAGAAACCCGCTACGTGTTCCTTGAACAGAACCGTTTGCAGGAACGCTTTGCTGCGCTGCCGGTGGGTGGGCGCTTGGTGATTGGTGAGACCGGCTTTGGCACCGGGTTGAATTTTTTGTGCGTCTGGCAACTGTTCGAACAGCACGCGGTGCCGGGTGCGCGCCTGCATTTTGTCAGCGTGGAAAAGTACCCGCTGAGCCACGCCGACCTGCAACGCGCCCTCGCCCTCTGGCCGGAACTTGCACCGTTCGCCGAGCAACTGCTGGCGCAGTACATCGCGATCCATCAGGGCTTCCAGCGGCTGGTGCTGGATAACGGTCGCGTCACCCTGACCCTGTTGATCGGCGATGCCCTGGAGCAATTGCCACAGCTGGACGCTCAGGTCGACGCCTGGTTCCTCGACGGTTTCGCCCCGGCCAAAAACCCGGACATGTGGACTGCCGAGCTGTTCGCCGAACTGGCACGGCTGGCGGCGCCGGGCTCGACCATCAGCACCTTCACCAGCACCGGCTGGGTGCGCCGGCTGATCAATGGGGCCGGGTTCAAGATGAAGCGCACCCCGGGCATCGGCCACAAGTGGGAAATCCTGCGGGGTGAGTTTCTCGGCTGGCCCACTGAAACGCCCGCGCCTGCCTCGGCAAGACCCTGGTTTGCGCGCCCGCCTGCTGTTGCTGGTGAACGCCATGCGCTCGTCATCGGCGGTGGCCTGGCCGGTTGCGCCACGGCCGCCAGCCTGGCGGCACGGGGCTGGCGGGTCAGCTTGCTGGAACGCCACGCAGCGCTCGCACAGGAAGCCTCCGGTAACCCGCAAGGGGTGTTGTACCTCAAGCTTTCAGCCCACGGCACGGCACTGTCGCAATTGATTCTCAGCGGTTTCGGCCACACGCGGCGCCTGCTGGAACACCTGCAACGTGGCCTGGACTGGGATGGCTGCGGCGTGCTGCAACTGGCCTTCAATGCCAAGGAAGCCGAGCGCCAGGCACAGCTGGCCAGCGCTTTTGCCCCGGACCTGTTGCACCTGCTGGATAAAGAGCAGGCCCAGGCGCGTGCCGGAATAACCCTGGAGCAAGGGGGCTTGTTCTTCCCCGAGGGCGGCTGGGTACACCCGCCCGCGCTGTGCCAGTGGCAAGCCAGGCACCCGCTGATCGAAGTGCTCCAGCACCACGACGCCCTGGAGCTCAAGCAGGTCGACGGTGAGTGGCAGGCGCTGCAGGGCGATACGGTTCTGGCACAGGCCAGCGTGGTAGTGCTGGCCGGTGCCGCCGAGATCAAGCGGTTTTCCTTCAGCGCTGACCTCCCCCTCAAACGCATCCGCGGGCAAATCACCCGGCTGCCGCAAACAGCGCAAAGCCAGGCGTTGGCCACGGTGGTGTGCGCCGAGGGTTACGTCGCCCCGCCACGCCTGGGCGAGCACACCCTCGGCGCCAGCTTTGACTTCAAGAGCGACGACCTTACGCCCACGGTGGCCGAGCACGTGGGCAACCTCGAGATGCTGCGGGAAATCTCCCCCGACCTGCTGCAACGCCTGGGCGCCGACAGCCTGGTACCCGAACAGCTCGAAGGCCGCGCCGCGTTCCGCTGCACCAGCCCGGACTACTTGCCGATCGTCGGGCCGCTGGCGGAACGCGAGATGTTTGATCAGACCTACGCCGCCCTCAGCAAAGACGCCCGGCACGTCCCGGATGCACCATGCCCCTGGTTGCACGGCCTGTATATCAACAGTGGCCATGGCTCACGCGGCTTGGTCACCGCGCCCCTCTGCGCAGAGCTGCTGGCCGCCTGGCTCGACAATGAGCCGCTGCCGCTGCCGCGCAGTGTCAGCGAAGCCTGTCACCCCAATCGGTTCGCGCTTCGGGCGCTGATTCGCGGTAACCCAAGCAAATCCTGA
- a CDS encoding N-acetylglutaminylglutamine amidotransferase yields the protein MCGLAGELRFDHQPADLAAVERITHHLAPRGPDAWGFHAQGPIALGHRRLKIMDLSDGSAQPMVDAQLGLSLAFNGAIYNFPELREELEALGYAFYSGGDTEVLLKGYHAWGEALLPKLNGMFAFAIWERDAKRLFIARDRLGVKPLYLSRTGQRLRFASALPALLKGGDINPILDPVALNHYLNFHAVVPAPRTLLAGIEKLPPASWMRIDADGKTEQKTWWTLPYGPHADEANLTLEDWTDRVLDSTREAVAIRQRAAVDVGVLLSGGVDSSMLVGLLREVGVQDLSTFSIGFEDAGGERGDEFQYSDLIAKHYGTRHHQLRIAESEIIEQLPAAFRAMSEPMVSHDCIAFYLLSREVAKHCKVVQSGQGADELFAGYHWYPQVDGASDPYAAYRDAFFDRSYDDYAATVAPKWLTANDAAGDFVREHFAQPGADAAVDKALRLDSTVMLVDDPVKRVDNMTMAWGLEARTPFLDYRLVELSARVPGKFKLPDGGKQVLKEAARRVIPSEVIDRKKGYFPVPGLKHLQGDTLSWVRDLLLDPSQDRGLFNPAMLDRLLTDPQGQLTPLRGSKLWQLAALNLWLSEQGI from the coding sequence ATGTGCGGATTAGCTGGAGAGTTACGTTTCGATCACCAACCTGCCGACCTGGCAGCGGTGGAACGAATCACCCATCACTTGGCGCCACGCGGTCCTGACGCGTGGGGCTTCCATGCTCAAGGGCCGATTGCCCTGGGCCATCGACGCCTGAAAATCATGGACCTGTCGGACGGCTCCGCCCAACCGATGGTCGACGCCCAACTGGGCCTGTCCCTGGCGTTCAACGGCGCGATCTATAACTTCCCGGAATTGCGTGAAGAGCTGGAAGCCCTGGGCTACGCCTTCTATTCCGGTGGCGACACCGAAGTGCTGCTCAAGGGCTACCACGCCTGGGGCGAAGCCTTGCTGCCCAAGCTCAACGGGATGTTCGCCTTCGCCATCTGGGAGCGCGATGCTAAGCGCCTGTTTATCGCCCGTGACCGCCTCGGCGTGAAGCCGCTGTACCTGTCGCGCACCGGCCAGCGCCTGCGTTTTGCTTCGGCATTGCCGGCGCTGCTCAAGGGTGGCGATATCAACCCGATCCTCGATCCGGTGGCCCTCAATCACTACCTGAATTTCCACGCCGTGGTGCCTGCGCCGCGCACCTTGCTGGCGGGCATTGAAAAACTGCCGCCTGCGTCGTGGATGCGCATCGACGCCGACGGCAAGACTGAACAGAAAACCTGGTGGACCCTGCCCTACGGCCCTCACGCCGATGAAGCCAACCTGACGCTCGAAGACTGGACCGACCGTGTGCTCGACAGCACCCGCGAAGCCGTGGCGATTCGTCAGCGGGCGGCAGTGGACGTGGGCGTGCTGCTTTCCGGCGGTGTCGACTCCAGCATGCTGGTGGGCCTGTTGCGGGAAGTCGGCGTGCAGGACCTGTCGACCTTCTCCATCGGCTTTGAAGACGCCGGTGGCGAGCGCGGCGACGAGTTCCAATATTCGGACTTGATCGCCAAGCATTACGGCACCCGGCACCATCAACTGCGCATCGCCGAAAGCGAAATCATCGAGCAATTGCCGGCCGCGTTCCGCGCCATGAGCGAGCCGATGGTCAGCCATGACTGCATCGCCTTCTACCTGCTGTCCCGGGAAGTCGCCAAGCACTGCAAGGTGGTGCAGAGCGGCCAGGGCGCCGATGAACTGTTCGCCGGTTACCACTGGTACCCGCAAGTGGACGGCGCCAGCGACCCGTATGCCGCCTACCGCGATGCGTTCTTCGACCGCAGCTACGACGACTACGCCGCCACTGTCGCGCCGAAATGGCTGACCGCGAATGACGCCGCCGGTGACTTCGTTCGCGAGCATTTCGCCCAGCCCGGCGCGGATGCGGCGGTGGACAAAGCCCTGCGCCTGGACAGCACCGTGATGCTGGTAGATGACCCGGTCAAGCGCGTCGACAACATGACCATGGCCTGGGGCCTGGAAGCGCGCACGCCGTTTCTCGACTACCGCCTGGTGGAACTGTCGGCCCGCGTGCCGGGTAAATTCAAACTGCCGGACGGCGGCAAGCAAGTGCTCAAGGAAGCCGCGCGCCGGGTGATCCCGAGCGAAGTCATCGACCGCAAGAAAGGTTATTTCCCGGTGCCCGGCCTCAAGCATTTGCAGGGCGATACCTTGAGCTGGGTGCGCGACCTGTTGCTGGACCCAAGCCAGGATCGCGGCCTGTTCAACCCGGCCATGCTCGACCGCCTGCTCACCGATCCCCAAGGCCAATTGACCCCGTTGCGCGGCTCCAAGCTGTGGCAACTGGCGGCGCTGAACCTGTGGCTCAGCGAACAAGGAATCTGA